In Vicia villosa cultivar HV-30 ecotype Madison, WI unplaced genomic scaffold, Vvil1.0 ctg.000418F_1_1, whole genome shotgun sequence, the DNA window CATAATTCGCTCACAATAGCAATTATGTTATCATTGGCTTGAACAAAATTTTCCTTATTTTGGAATTTGTTGTTCTTGCAATCTTGAGCATAATGATCATGTTTGCTACACACATGATAGTCGCCTTTGGGGCCCTTTGATTCGCCAGAATTCTTGAACTGATTTTGATTCTTCTTAGGACCAAGATAGTTCTTATTACCATCTTGTTTATTCTCTCCTTTTGCACTCACCGCATTGGCCTTAGAATATCTAGCAGCCTCAAATTTCTCTCTAACTTTTGATTTCTCCTTTACTCGAATATGTTTTTGGATTTGTGCTAGTGAAAATTCCTCGGAATTGGGAAGCAACTTCTTCTAATAGATTTTCTAGAAATATGACAATTTCACAATAATTGCACCAacttggaaaacttcaagaatatcgATATTCATAGTCCTCAATGTATTTACAAGAACTTGTAACATGTGCAGTTATGCGAGTCTAGGCTTTGAATctaacattttaaaattaaaatactatgaaatcaaaaatattttagtaCCTTCATCCTCAGCATGAAATTTGAACTCGAGGGGAATTTGGATAGTGTGTTCAGAATGTGTCCACGGCACAATGAttcattctcttttctttcttgcaGTATGCCTTAAGTTCCTCAAAATTTTTGTCTTGTTAGTCTGGAATCGATGCCAAATCAGGATCCAAGACATAAAAGATATTCAAAGCACCCGCGAGGAAGATCACCTTGTCTTGCCAGCGAGTGAAGTTTTTTCCATCGATACGGTCCAACTTCACAAGGTCTTGGTTCATCACTTTGATGCTTGAAACGGAAGCCTCAATTGTCATTATTTGAGGCACTATTAAATCCTTAGAAATTGATTGTAAAGTAGATGGATCAAGGCTAAAATTGTGCATATGAACACTTTCCTAATAGCGTTTCAAGCACTCTCTAAATTTACTTAGAGTCTACAAACATATATTCAGGATAATTCAATCTATTTAGAATTTGCATAAGACAAATAAAAACTCGAATACATGGATGAAAGAAATCTAGAATTAAGCAATGAATAAGAGGGTTCAAATTTCATGGTCTTGCAACTCTTGCCACTAGCGCCTCTATATCCTCTGGTCCCAGAGGTGGTATTGCGAAGGAAAGTGTGGAGATGAGACGTGACATAAGATTTGAGACCACCATATTCATCCATGCAACATGATTCGCTCTTTAAATCCTAGATGATTTAAGAGGAAAGAATGTCACATGGATGAGTATAATGGTCCCAAGCCTTATGCCACTTTGACCTTCACACCAACTCTATATAAGGAACGTTAAACTGAATTAAACTTTCAATGTGAAACTATTTTTTATACATTGAATGCTTACTTACTACTCcctgtctcataataagtgtctcatttacaCCTTTTctttgtctcaaaataaatgtctctttagaataccaatgcaacatttattatttttttccactactatacccctatatattaattttcacatttttcaacaactccactacctataataaataagggtacattagtaaatgatattaactttttcattaaaatcaactcATCCAGGGGCGACGCCAGCGCCCGGCGACCTAGGGCAGTTGCCCGGGCTCTTTTTTCTCTCGCTTGAACTTCAAAATCTCGTCGCAGTGGTTTCTCTCTCGCTCAAGAAATCGAAATATCAGGGTCAATCGGCTCTCTCTCCCTCACTCAGAAACAGTGGTCGAGTTTAGATGGCGAATTGTCGCgagttctcttcttctttttcttccatttttaagGTCGATTTTCAACGCAGAATCGTTATTCATTGTTGTTGCAGGTTGTGGTTTATAAATCGGTGAAGAATTTTTGTTGAATTTATCATTTCGTGCTATGCACACCAAATGTTCGGTGAAATGCCTGAACCAtgttattttgtttttctatctTGAAATCTCTTGGTTGCAGGTCCGATTTACTGTCCGAGGTTTAAATTACGATACTCAAATTTTTGTGGGATTTTTGTATGTAAAATACTTGGTATACTTGAGTTAATTGTTGGGATAATTGAGACATTTTTGAATGTGACCTGATGATCCCTGCTTGTTTTTCTGCCATTTTGAATTGTTGTAGGAACCACAACGTTGAGAACTTAATTAGCATCTACAAAGAAGCTTTTGATGTTGTTTTAGTGGTAAGTTGATTAGATGGATAATAACATATCCTTAAATTCCTTTTTATATTTCAACTTTAGGGGGCTATCAATTTTGAGGGGAGAAGAGTATTCATCAAAATGAGACATGTATGTTTTACTTATAAGGCTTAGAAACTTTTATTTTTTGTGTCGTTGGGGCGGATGAAGCAGGCCTGATTTCACATGCAAAAGTACTGAAGGCTAGTTAAAAATTATGCTTGCATTATCACCGGAGAGAATGTGATAAAAATTTCATACTACTTGGACATTATTTTTGGTGGTTATGTTGCTTTCAAATATGCTCTCAAGGTAAGCTGTCTGTTGCTGCATTgcttaaaatgataaaaattactGACTCCATAACTTTCTTCTACCAATCAATATGatgtatatattattaatttgaaTATAGCACCCTGAGCATGTACATCACTTAATTTTGGCGGGACCATTTGGatttacatcagaatcagatgcAAAGACTGATTTTATTGAAAAGTTTTGAGCGACATGGAAGGGAGCATTTTTGAACCATCTATGAGAATCTAATTTTACTCCCAAAAAATTGATAGCCCCCTAAAGGATGAAGATGGTATTGATGTTAATATTCATGATATTTTTATGATGTAAgttatatatatgatatatattgTTACTTGGTACTTGTTACTTACCATAAGTTTTATTAGGGGCTGTTATAAATGAGTTTTTTAAACTTGCAGCATGCTTACCTGCATGCTCCCCCATCAATGGAATATTCGAACCGTCAGTCTCAAACTAATATTAAACATAAGTTTTTGCCCAGGCTTTATAATTTTCCTAGCTTTGCCACTGAActcatctaatcattttcttaagaaccgcgcaaaattcaaataagacacttattatgagacggagggagtactcAATTATAAGGTGTCATGTTATTATTGAAACACCACAATACTTATGTATTTAATTAAtctcttaattaattaatatttacaaCAACAGAACCTCTAAAAATTAAGTTTCATTTGATTATCGTTTCAAGAATTCTTATTTAGCTATTTACATTATATGGACTATTTTACCATTCAAATAAAATGGATCTTGCTAACGAGTTTACTTAGGCACTCTTCGgacttcaaattaaaaaaaacattaaaaaattgactatttcaattttcaatgtaTTAAATacacaaattttaaatatatatatatatatatatatatatatatatatatatatatatatatatatatatatatatatatatatatattaaaatatttccaTAAATTATATAATGCAATATTTACTTCTCTATTACCTTTTCTCTTTGCTTTGCTATAAATAATCACTTCTCACTTTTAAGTTCTAGACAAACAAGAAATAAGAGACAGAGAAGGATCGTGCATGCCATATTAATGGAGTCTACAAAGAATTTGCTGCCACTATCTAATGATATCAAACAGAGCAAAGAAACAgaacaaaaaattccaaccatgACAAGAAAAGGAGTTTATACTGCTTTATCTTACATGACTTCTTCAGGTTTGTTTTAACTTcttcaaattaattattttcaacattataaaaaatatgaaaaatttatAAAACTAATAATGCGTGTATAAGtgtatgtattttaaatttttgaattttttttttttaaattacattgAAAGTTAACATTTATTAATAAGAATTACAAATGAAATAAATTTATAAGGAATTCATAGATCAGatagtttaaaaaataatttcgTAAGCTTTCTATTAACATATTATAAAGATGATCTATTTTTTGAGTTCATGAGCATGATAATCTTTTTTAAGAActaaagaaaaaattaataaagcACAAATTCTTAAATAATGACTGAAATTTCAAGCTTCTGAGAAAGAAGAGTCGAGTTGTGATTATGATAAATTgtgatgtaaaaataaataaaaaatttgtgaagaagttaatttttatatatatatatatatatatatatatatatatatatatatatatatatatatatatatatatatatatatatatatatatatatatatatatatatatatatatatatatatatatattgagatagttgagagtgcgggtctaaaatttTGATCCGTCCAACAAAAAAGTGAGGGCAGGACATGTTAAATTCGCAGGCATTGTACTTTTTAAGTATAAAAAGCAAAAAAATTTCGTTAATATCAATCTCCGCAAAAACTCGCATAAAAATTGAGTGGAACTAAGCGTTCACATTAGAGGATGAGAATTTAAAACCTTGATTCATGCCGCATTATAGTGCACACAAAACGGGTATGCTCAAGCCGGACCCGTATTGGCAATTGGCACCCTaaccaaaattatttttttcttattaagtATGCAAAAAGATGGAATAAACCAATCAAAAGCAAGCAAGTGTAGTATGAACCATTTTGATGTCAATTCGTTTAGGAGTGTCATGGCCCAGTAGCTCTATGTAGGGGTGTTTGCGGTGCGATTTAAAcggttttgacgtaaaaaatTATCCGAACTGCAAGAAGAAAAAGTGTGCGGTTcaatttggttcggttggcttttaaaaataaaaccgaatcaaaccaaaccaatgcggtttggattggttcagttttttttttacaaaattttattGAGCGATACATACACATATTGATGAGAagataactttgtatttagtcatttatgcgttatcaaataacaaaaaaattcatCATCTTTAgataacaactttccatttaatatacaaaaataatattagattaaactggaataaaaaacataaaatagtagcataaaataatattaaaaatattataatgaaatagaagaaaaaaaaaaagatgaaatattagagatgaaaaagaaagagcaaaagAGATGTGATTTGATAAGAAGAGGAatattaaaaacgtaattggaagagagataagtagaataaaaataataagatgaaaaagaaaagaacttaatagatgaaagactagaaaagaatatgtgatatgtatttggaaaagaagatgagaagaaggtgcAATACCGCTATGAGAGATTTGAGAAAACTTAAACTAaaaccttaagtgtgaggaagagaaaatcattcgtaATCGTAAGGTTAAAGCATAATAAgtttgagtttggattgaatataagttaattgaagtttgaggGTTGTAACATAATGTGGTTTACAAACCGCAAATCAAACTGTGCGGTTTGTTAAAAAATTGTCCAAACACATCCGAATTAAATGCGGTTAtttgcggtttcgatttggtttggttttgcaGTTTTTATTGGGCtaatttggttttgaacacccctaactgTATGTGGGTTTAGTTAGTGCTATATTATCTCCATCAATAATCATTAACATCAACATATGTGATATAAAGATTCAAGACATAGATATATTTAAATAGTGAGATATGTGTTATGATAAAGATATGTGGAAAAAGACTAACACAATACTTGTGTAGTGcttatttatattattgattAAGGAGTGTACGGATGATTGCACGCCCTTGGAAATGTGTCTTTTTGTCTAACATATCTTAAGACTTTTTCATTCTAGATACTACTTTAGGCATATAATTTAGAAAATTATATTATCTCTTAGGGTTCATCTTTATATCTTATATCATATCATTGATTGATAAAACAATTTACTTTAGTTCCACTTTGTAGGATAGTTCATGTGCAACGTGCTATTTTGGTTCATATCTTGATCAGTGCTATActtatgttgttttgttgttttttggcTGGAAAGGAGATAAGATTAGAATGCTTTATTGCTACATTAAAAGATTACATGATTGTTCAAGTTGGAGTTGATATCTATTCCTATCTTATGAGAATGTACTTACAGTAATTTAGAATTTTTATAAAACACTTAAAATCATGTTTTAGAAATTTGTGATCCTATAGCACATAAAATGTAATTTATTCtaagttttaaatattttattattttttagattttaaaatatcacttaaatataattttattatactaaaaagattaatttttagataaatcattttaaaaaaactatataattttatgattttagttatattataatatttactaataaagacttaaataattagatatcaaaattattcttttaattaataaaaaataatttgaataatttctaatatttttttaaaaaaaatctcataAAATCATGTTTAAGATAAGTTAGTACTTGTGTGTGTGACAAATATCTAAGATTTAATAATTAGAATATAAAATTTGATCTAATCTTTAATTCAAAAGATCGAAGTGATTGTgattttcagaagaaaaaaaaatctagGTGAAAAGCTCAACAAGTTAGTTCACATGTTGAAGCGTGAAAGGATTACTTTAAGAATATTAAAAGAATCATCATTATTAATcaaagagatttttttttattgaagaaGTTGTGAAATCAACTCCATGGTTTCGTTGGAAAAACAATTTTAGTAGATGAATGATCTTCCAAAGAATCATTGTCTGCTAATGAAGAAACTTCATCAAAGAGAATATATGTTTCGAACaataaagatgatgaagaagtttCGGTCAACACaatttttaaacctaattaatcaaATTCTTTGCTCATATGcgcttttatatttatatataaccaTTAACCTTTcatataaaaatagaataaaaaataatcaaaattcaaggttagttgttcaattttttattagaggtctattttttttatttgtcccGGGCCTCCAAAAAGTTAGGACCGGCCCTGAATGCATTAAtcattgaatgaatctaaaaatttaaatttttcttataataaagACCAGAGGGAATACTAATGAGCAACTTTAGTAACAATGACGCCACAAAATTTTAGGTCTCAAAAAATTTTCATCATGTTACTTATTCCTCCACATCCAAAGTTTATGGCAAGTTGCCCAAAATTCCTCCTACAACATATCTCCATTAATACCAAAATCCAAACTCAAAATAATATTCACCCACTCCTTAATATTACTAGTAAAAAAGGAGTCTTTTATATCCAACTTAACCACATTAGTTCAAATTGCAAAAGTCAAAGAATCGCTAAAGAAATGTATAATGGATTCCACCTATGTTCTATGGTGACTACAAAAAGATCTCCCtaattgcattttatttttcttctcattGATCATTATCCTACCATGATACACCAACCAAATAAAGACCCTTATTCGTTCAAGAATTTTAAGCTTCCATATCAACACCCAACTATCCTCGTCATTTTGCCTACCAAAATTACACAGTAATTATAACCTGATGAAACAGTAAATTCACCCTTTCCATTGTTTTGTCAACAACAAATATCTCTTCCACTATTACCATCGGGAGGCAATAGATAGAATTTTAGTTACCATATTTTGAggaaacaaataattttaaagaaCCATATCATATTGACCATGTTGATCCAATAAGTCCTCTAAATGCTGGTAAGAAGATGTATTGACACCATCTATATTAATATCCATCAACTTTTTATTTGGTTCAACCCAACAATGAGACTAAACATCTATATTGACACCATGTAATAGTGATAAGAAATGTTTGGAGATTAAAAGTTTCCAATAAACCATATATCTTATGGTTTACTTTCAACTCTCATATCCAATTATTCACAGAGAAGAACGTATGACACTATGTTGTCGTTTTCTCGAATGGGGTAGTTTTTATCAAGGTTACCTGATAATTAATGTAGTGCATTTTTTAAAGGTTGAATAATTAGAAAACTCTCATTAACCCTTTAAATAAGTGCTTTTATTATTTGTTCATCAACTTAAACTTATTTccactaataaaataaaaaataaatgagctTTTAGCCTTTCTACAAAAAAAAGGGtgcaaacaagatgaataaaggTGGGACAAAGTTAAAATTCAACTTAAGGCCGAAAAAGGATCAAGGAGGCTGAAAAGCAAGAAGCTAATCGATTAGGTAACCTACACGTTTCAAATTTCAGACAAAATCAAATTGAATCTTTATCTCCAAGCAAAAGAAAACAGTGCATTACTAGCAAGCGTGCAAGATCTTTAATATCATCATTACCTAATCGATTAGGGcaaaattttaatcaattagatGACTTCTTTTTTAAAAGTTTTGCTTCTCATATTTTCTGGGCCGAATCTTCATTGATTTTGTGAAGCTGTTGCACGCTCAGAGCGTCAGAGGAAGCATTATAAATAGGcaactctctctttttttttttcatctcaTACTTTTCTCTCCACTTCTTTTTCTCTGGTGTGAGTTTCACTCTACACCATAAATATCATCGCTCATGACCTTCACGAAACTCTTCATCAAGAAGACTATTTGTAGAAAGGTCAACTGAAACTCAGATGACAACTATACATGACCTTGTCTACTCAATTTGCTTGATTGCAAGATATATGGAAAGGCCAACTAAAACTCACATGACAACTATAAAGAGGATCCTCGGGCACTTGAAGTAACCAATTAGTCTTGTCTCATGTATGATAAAGACAAAGAATGGAAGTTTGTTGAATGGTCAAAATCAGATTAAGCAAGAGATCTAATAGATAAAAGAAGTACtttgaaatatgttttttatGCTTGAAATAAAGGCTCTTTCATGGTTATCAAAAACCATCTATTGTAACTCTCTCCACCACTAAAGCAGAATGTATAGCAACTGCTAGTAGTGACATTGGAAGCACTCAAGGATTATGCATTACCACTCGTTATGATTACAGCTTGACAGCTTCTCCATCAAATTGTCTAAAAATTCAGCAATGCATGGAAGAAACAAGCATATTGATGTATTAGATTTTACTTTCTGCATGACTTGACAAAAGAGGGAACCATCACACTTTCTGCATGACTTGAGTAAATATGATTTTCCATTATATAACAACTTATTGAAATAATTGCTTTTTGTATAGTGCTTTTGGTCATGTTCAATAAAGCAGCTCTCACTTCTTACAATTTCCCATTTGCAAATGTCATTACACTTTCTCAGGTAATTCACTTTTCAAGATTGTTTGCAACTCTATCAGGGATAAGTTATGTAATAATACATGCAAGGTTTGTTTCAGATGGTGTGTGCATTTGTTATTCTCTATGTGTTGAAATCCTTCAACATAATTTCTTTCACAACTGGTGAATCCCAAAACAGCTCTAAGTCTAAAAACTCAATATTATTTGTGCCCTTCAGCACACTAGTCCACACATTTCCTCTAGCAATAACATATTTGTTGTTCATGGTAAGTATTTCTAAACATTGATTTCTGATTTGTAACTACACATTAATTTTCATAGACTATATAAGAACATATGTTTTCAGGTGGTGACCATGGAAGCTGTGCGCGGCATTAACATTCCAATGTACACCACTCTTAGAAGAACTATTGTGGCATTCACAATGATCATGGAGTATTTTCTATCCGGGAAGAAACATTCAAGCTTTGTTCTTGGAAGGTATGTTACTCTCATTGTTCTTCTATTCGGTTTAGCTTGGTTTAGATATTCAGTTTCTTACTTGTGATTATTAGTGTTGGGATAATCATAGTTGGTGCTTTGGTTGCTGGAGCTAGAGACTTATCATTTGATGCTTATGCCTATTCAGTTGTTTTCATAGAAAACATGTGTAAAGCAGTGTACCTTGCTTCTATCTCTCGTGTAGGTAAGATTAACAATGTTTCTTGTTATTGTTATGTCGCATTCATTGTACTGTTTTTTGAGTCTGTCAATGAAAATCTCATATACTACTTGACAACTTTTCATAGGTAAAGCTAGTGGTCTTAATATATTTGGTCTTGTATGGAGCAATGGTAAGATTTCATTGATTTGAACATTGATTTTGAACATGATAGTTAATGGATTCATCTTAACTTAacccttttttttttgtagtgttgaTTTGTGGACCAATATTGTTTTTTTGGTCCTTGCTTAGAGGTGACCTACAATCAACACTCAACTTCCCATACTTGCTCTACCCTGGATTTCTGGTTGTGATGGTTCTGTCATGTGCTTTTACTTTGTTTATAAACTACATTGTGGTTTTAAATACAACTGTCAACTCAGCACTTACACAGGCAATTTGTGGTAATTTAAAGGTTAGTTATGTTTCtacatcatgtcatttatttCCTACTTCAACAGCATATAATGCATGAAACTTGATTGTTAGTTGTTTTACAGGATGTTTTTACTAGTGGGTTTGGATGGATATTATTTGGAGGACTTCCATATGATTTGGTAAAACACAAATCCCTTTGGGAACTTAAAATCTTCATTGGATTCATTTACACTATTCATTTCTTTTCATGTAAACTACTACTTATTATGTGTTGTGTTTTGGTGTCATGCAGTTTAATGTTGTTGGTCAATCACTTGGCTTCTTTGGGTCCTGTTTGTATGCCTATTGTAAGCTCCAAGGAATATGAAGATGACAAATTTCATTTTGAGATCAGACGCAGTAAACtagatttctcttcaagtttCTATTTTCATATGTAGTTTAAGAAATGTATTTTAGTTGCAATGTTAAGGTAGAATGGTGCAGTTTATAACATGCACATTCAGATTTTGTTCTTAAAGATCAGTATTCTGAAAACACATCTCTGATGGAAATCTCAACCAATCACGTGATATTGTGTTTTGAGTGAACATTTTAGGAGTGGCTGTGAACTTTTCTACTGCTAGCTTCCACGCAGGTGTTTTGAGTGAACATTTTAGGAGTGGCTGTGAACTTTTTTTACATAAATACTTTTTCTACTGCTAGCTTCCACGCAGGTGTTTTGTTCTGAATACTTCTACCAAATACTTGTTTTATTTACTCTTAAATTGATTTTAGAATGCATCCACTACTGACATCCCTGCCGGGATTGCCTCATGCGGGCCCTCCAAAGATGGGAAATTTTCCCCTCTATAACGGTGAACATGTCCTCTGCCCCCTCGAAGTCTTCCTCGAATagcttttaaacttttttactattaatttagttaaaaataataattttttatgtttatggaTCTCATCAGAATCCAAAGGAACATGGGCAGGAAACAAAAAACTCCATGATGGAGAGATCCGAGACAAGGATaggaaatagatgatcggaagggGGATGTATTCCCCCGCCgtcgccccattgacatccctagtgCGAATTGACAATTATTGTGATGCTGAAGGGGCTAATGATATCTTAGGAAAATTAGTACTATTAATCCCAAAACTTACAAAAGAGGCTCCACTCCTAAAGGCGTCTCCAAGATTAATGACTCTTCTCCTCACCCTACAACCCCCCTAAGAAGTAGGGGGTTGTTTTCTGAAGAACCTCAAAAGAGGTTCCATTCCTATTGCATTTTCAAAGCACTATATATAAAGCGCACACAGAATTGtaaagaaaaatattataaatagaaaGTAACTCAATTTGATAGGAATCTAAAACATAGCAATTCTTCAGGCTCTATCAAATTCCACAACAGAAAAAACAGTCCAACTTAGTCTCAACCAAAACTGTCAAAATATAAGAGGACAAAAGAACTAGGAAACATAACAAGTTAAAACTTGGTTCAAGATCAAGCGTCGGCAATGGTCACCTCAACCTCAACACCAGGTTCAATGGTGATGGAAGTAATCTGTTTAACCACATCAGGGGAACTGTAAAGGTCAATGACTCTCTTGTGCACACGGAGTTCAAATCTATCCCAGGTGTTGGTACCTGAAACAAGAGGAAGCTCATGAACACAAGCAGTTCATAATGCTTGTTCATTCAACAAGTAACATCATCCATAAAAGCCTACACATTACATttttatacaaaacatttgcACAGCGTATGATTAAGGTGACATGAGGGAAATCGCATTTCCCAGCCTTGGAATAAGATCAGAAAGCAATAGTTATCAAGACTAAGAACCATATTTTGGGCCACACATGAATTCTCAATCTGCATGCACATAAATTAATCCCATGATAGCAAAGGATATAGACAAAACTCTATAAACCACAAGCATGGAACCTAGATTGTTGATGCACTATAGCTGCATAGCATAGTGGAACCGGACCTCACCACGGTGCTTTTGTGCAGCTAAGCGCTATCTGCAATAGCAGGAATAGCGGCCACTAATTGTGGAGTAATGGTGGCGCATACACGGTTATGTAGCGGTTTGCGACTGCAATTGTGAAGATGAGGATAAATTTGTAAATTTAAATTTTCAAGGGCAAATTGGTATTTTGACCCTTTTGTTTGACCTTATATAAAAGCACAAGTGGTTGCTTTAGGTCATTACAAATGTTTTTACGTCGTTTCCTTCTTCACTCGGATGTTTGTATTTAAGAAAGCCATCTTTGCAAAACTTCTTTGACATTCTTCTTCGCAAATCAGCAAGCTATTCATCATTTTTCCAAAATCATCACCGTTCTTCACCTATTCATCTTTTTATTCACCTTTCTCACCCATTCACAACTGATTTATCATCTGCTTTGCTATGttgctttgtttctcttttatccCAAATAGAGGCTTTCTAAAACGCAAACACGGGAGTGAAGAGGGAAACGGCAAAAAACACCTGAAATGACTTAAAGCAAACACTCAAAAGTGGCGCAGTGAGGGCCGGTTCCGCTACGCTTCTATAACGCTGCTATAACAACCTAGGGATAATTGGTATCGAAAACATAGAGCACAACACAATATGGAACACCTTTTCACTCAAACTGAGAGACGACATAAACGAAGAGATAGAGGAGCTATATAATGAAGTGAGTTGAAAACTCAAAGGAAAGAGAAGTACTAGTATAGGATAAATACAACCGGACACAACATGCCTTATTGCTGTTTTTGAGACAATTGACATAATCCAACAAACAAGTTCATCTCTGGGGATTTAGGTGTCAACTTAACTAAAAGATTATTATTGCACACTAAATTATAAGTTATAACTTATAAGATATTGTAGGAGCTTATTGAAAAATGTGCTGATAAACTATGAATATATCTAAATTATGTGTCTAGCAAACAGCAATAACAATTCAGGTGTTGCAaagaacaaaattaaataaacaactaCTTATAGAgc includes these proteins:
- the LOC131627998 gene encoding UDP-N-acetylglucosamine transporter UGNT1-like isoform X2 gives rise to the protein MESTKNLLPLSNDIKQSKETEQKIPTMTRKGVYTALSYMTSSVLLVMFNKAALTSYNFPFANVITLSQMVCAFVILYVLKSFNIISFTTGESQNSSKSKNSILFVPFSTLVHTFPLAITYLLFMVVTMEAVRGINIPMYTTLRRTIVAFTMIMEYFLSGKKHSSFVLGSVGIIIVGALVAGARDLSFDAYAYSVVFIENMCKAVYLASISRVGKASGLNIFGLVWSNVLICGPILFFWSLLRGDLQSTLNFPYLLYPGFLVVMVLSCAFTLFINYIVVLNTTVNSALTQAICGNLKDVFTSGFGWILFGGLPYDLFNVVGQSLGFFGSCLYAYCKLQGI
- the LOC131627998 gene encoding UDP-N-acetylglucosamine transporter UGNT1-like isoform X1, producing MFNKAALTSYNFPFANVITLSQMVCAFVILYVLKSFNIISFTTGESQNSSKSKNSILFVPFSTLVHTFPLAITYLLFMVVTMEAVRGINIPMYTTLRRTIVAFTMIMEYFLSGKKHSSFVLGSVGIIIVGALVAGARDLSFDAYAYSVVFIENMCKAVYLASISRVGKASGLNIFGLVWSNVLICGPILFFWSLLRGDLQSTLNFPYLLYPGFLVVMVLSCAFTLFINYIVVLNTTVNSALTQAICGNLKDVFTSGFGWILFGGLPYDLVKHKSLWELKIFIGFIYTIHFFSCKLLLIMCCVLVSCSLMLLVNHLASLGPVCMPIVSSKEYEDDKFHFEIRRSKLDFSSSFYFHM